One Pleurocapsa sp. PCC 7327 DNA segment encodes these proteins:
- a CDS encoding hydrogenase maturation protease — protein MNNNLANTQSKVLIVGYGNDLRSDDGVGQEIAKVVARQNRVGVRSLWRHQLTPELAADIAETELVIFVDAYLASQMQDVQDVKVCSVEPLDSGTPSSHSSDPRGVLLLARTVFGHCPPAWLIAVPGTNFELGESFSPTAQKGMERALEQLDCLLETHRFTIAS, from the coding sequence ATGAATAACAATCTCGCCAATACTCAATCTAAGGTACTAATCGTTGGCTATGGAAATGACTTGCGCAGCGATGATGGCGTCGGACAGGAAATCGCTAAAGTTGTTGCCCGGCAGAATCGAGTCGGAGTGCGATCGCTTTGGAGGCATCAATTAACCCCCGAACTTGCCGCTGATATTGCCGAGACAGAACTTGTTATTTTTGTCGATGCCTATCTGGCTTCACAGATGCAAGATGTACAAGATGTAAAAGTTTGCTCGGTAGAACCGCTTGACTCTGGCACCCCAAGCAGCCACAGTAGCGATCCGCGCGGGGTGCTGTTGCTTGCCCGAACTGTCTTCGGTCATTGTCCGCCAGCTTGGTTAATCGCCGTACCGGGAACGAATTTTGAACTGGGAGAGAGCTTTTCGCCAACTGCCCAAAAAGGTATGGAGCGAGCCTTAGAACAGCTCGATTGTCTCCTTGAAACTCATCGATTTACGATAGCTTCATAG
- a CDS encoding formylglycine-generating enzyme family protein, which translates to MNTRVFEFDVATVKSQAQELKLSRVQGRYFSEELGNGVVLEMVAIPAGIYAMGSPDDEIERYDNERPQHWVAIEPFFMSKYPITQAQWQAVATLDPVELPLIPNPSKFKGADRPVEKVSWYEAVEFCRRLSELYSKNYRLPTEAEWEYACRAGTITPFHFGKRLPQHLANTHGSQLRSKKVEGTTPVGAFGVANAFGLYDMHGNVYEWCLDLWHDDYEGAPADGSAWLIAEDREGLRVIRGGFWLSHPKHCCSAYRDCCEPDSRSSVVGLRVVCEAQSLSISSLRPTECLPDDSCGS; encoded by the coding sequence ATGAATACCCGTGTTTTTGAATTTGACGTAGCGACTGTAAAATCACAAGCGCAAGAACTTAAGCTGAGCCGCGTTCAAGGTCGCTATTTTAGCGAAGAGCTTGGCAATGGCGTCGTTTTAGAGATGGTAGCTATTCCTGCTGGAATCTACGCGATGGGTTCGCCGGACGATGAAATCGAAAGATACGACAACGAAAGACCTCAACATTGGGTTGCGATCGAACCATTTTTTATGAGCAAATACCCCATTACCCAAGCTCAGTGGCAGGCAGTCGCTACCTTAGATCCCGTTGAGCTACCCCTCATTCCTAATCCCTCCAAATTCAAAGGAGCCGATCGCCCGGTCGAGAAAGTCTCTTGGTACGAAGCCGTCGAGTTTTGCCGGCGACTGTCGGAACTTTATAGCAAAAATTATCGACTTCCTACTGAGGCTGAATGGGAATATGCCTGTCGAGCTGGAACGATAACCCCTTTCCATTTTGGGAAAAGACTGCCGCAGCATTTGGCTAACACTCATGGTTCGCAACTGAGAAGTAAAAAGGTTGAGGGAACCACGCCAGTAGGAGCCTTCGGAGTAGCTAACGCTTTCGGTTTGTATGACATGCACGGGAACGTCTACGAATGGTGTCTCGATCTCTGGCACGACGATTATGAAGGAGCGCCTGCTGATGGCAGTGCTTGGTTGATTGCCGAGGATCGGGAGGGATTGCGTGTCATTCGCGGTGGGTTTTGGCTGTCTCATCCTAAACATTGCTGTTCGGCTTATCGCGATTGTTGCGAACCCGATTCTAGGTCAAGCGTTGTTGGTCTTCGAGTGGTTTGCGAAGCACAAAGTCTTAGCATTTCCTCCCTCAGACCAACTGAGTGCTTGCCCGACGACTCATGTGGTAGCTAA
- a CDS encoding Ycf66 family protein, with translation MLAYILAIVVGLGSLALFLTAFFRPKLHRQDDFLWSGIGLFYTLVLWLGAQQLRGGLLLGQVAGTALILTFGWQTLKLRWAIANPEAIAEIESFSLLAWLQNRVSSAFKKKQPSPPPITVAPPAAKTPLEVVETPPEVEAEEPAPPQAEVVTSEPSEPPIPEPTSETVVEEAISIPPEGETAQEEITQAATTPEDKPATQSKESFSFKKLFGFGKQKPEPKIPSAKPESITAALDSSEAETESSNKTDEDASIPQTLEPAAVVESTDAIATSEPETETSNQAEIEVGSRDRDEETHIEAHRAEAESPQTKTSEKVKLTEISSEPTVEIVDAGANREEMLPESEREHSTSETSKSVDEENVLGTPNSSSSPSPSSPEENKQ, from the coding sequence ATGCTGGCATACATCCTAGCGATCGTCGTCGGACTTGGCAGCCTAGCCCTTTTCCTAACCGCTTTCTTTCGCCCCAAGCTTCATCGCCAAGATGACTTTCTCTGGAGCGGTATTGGCTTATTCTATACCCTAGTCCTCTGGCTTGGTGCCCAACAACTTCGAGGAGGCTTGTTGTTAGGTCAAGTGGCAGGTACGGCTCTCATCCTGACCTTCGGCTGGCAAACTCTAAAATTGAGATGGGCGATCGCTAATCCAGAAGCGATCGCCGAGATAGAAAGCTTTTCTTTATTAGCGTGGTTGCAAAACCGTGTGAGCAGCGCCTTTAAGAAAAAACAACCTTCGCCCCCGCCTATAACTGTTGCCCCTCCAGCTGCTAAAACACCATTAGAAGTTGTTGAAACTCCTCCAGAAGTAGAAGCTGAGGAACCAGCGCCACCCCAAGCAGAAGTCGTCACCTCAGAGCCTTCTGAACCTCCCATACCCGAACCAACTAGCGAAACAGTCGTTGAGGAAGCAATTTCCATCCCCCCAGAAGGCGAGACGGCACAAGAGGAAATTACTCAAGCCGCGACGACTCCTGAAGATAAACCAGCAACGCAAAGCAAAGAAAGCTTTTCTTTTAAAAAGCTATTCGGTTTTGGCAAGCAAAAGCCCGAACCCAAAATCCCTTCCGCCAAACCAGAAAGTATTACGGCAGCCCTAGATTCGTCGGAAGCCGAAACAGAAAGCAGCAATAAAACCGATGAGGACGCAAGCATTCCCCAAACTCTAGAACCTGCGGCTGTCGTCGAATCTACAGACGCGATCGCTACATCCGAGCCAGAAACAGAGACATCTAACCAAGCAGAAATTGAAGTAGGATCCCGCGATAGAGACGAAGAAACGCATATTGAAGCTCATCGAGCCGAAGCCGAAAGTCCCCAAACGAAAACGAGCGAGAAAGTAAAATTAACAGAGATTTCCTCGGAACCCACAGTGGAAATCGTTGATGCTGGGGCGAACCGCGAGGAAATGTTACCGGAGTCAGAACGAGAACATTCCACCTCTGAGACCTCGAAATCGGTTGATGAGGAAAACGTACTGGGAACCCCTAATTCCTCTAGCTCTCCCTCTCCAAGTTCGCCAGAAGAAAATAAACAATAA